Proteins found in one Pseudoxanthomonas sp. SL93 genomic segment:
- a CDS encoding DUF4129 domain-containing protein, with translation MRIEQLTVRLRVRTAWEAVELGMALVRRHAGAVWKPWLWLTLPLFVVLNAGAWLTDQFWLAALLMWWLKPLFDRVPLYVLSRAVFGSVPTTAETLRAQKTWGWKSVRQLLTWRRFSPVRSLYMPIDLLEGVQGDRLRQRRSVLGGQAYGTAVLLTLICLHFEAALVVGGLTAVLVYLPTSLLPDNVQAAFQLLSEAPPAWMKLAWNALLWMATSVVEPFFVGAGFGLYLNRRTQIEAWDVEIVFRKLRTRLAAATPLLLAVMLLGASLLAGASAPVRAQERDDVPAKSAHAVRSAQKTTAPPTLPRVFGEQRVDEAAFRRAADKAYQDPLLDRTRTQSTWERRHPEEKEEDEARDLPPWLRSFGNVFAFLGEWGLWLIVGALVLVLLVTTPYWLPWMRGRRSDRKASSDAVETEALVLPDVLPDDVATVARRLWAEGKPRHALALLYRASVESMSARAGIALVPGATEAECLRASRRQPDEQDRSVFARIVRMWQYAAYAQRLPEAQAFEALVGDLQHRYGWTA, from the coding sequence ATGCGGATTGAGCAGCTGACGGTCCGCCTGCGCGTGCGCACCGCATGGGAGGCGGTGGAGCTGGGCATGGCGCTGGTGCGCCGGCACGCGGGTGCCGTGTGGAAGCCGTGGCTGTGGCTGACGCTGCCGCTGTTCGTGGTGCTCAATGCCGGCGCATGGCTGACCGACCAATTCTGGCTGGCGGCGCTGCTGATGTGGTGGCTGAAGCCGCTGTTCGACCGCGTGCCGCTGTACGTGCTGTCGCGTGCCGTCTTCGGCAGCGTGCCGACCACGGCCGAGACCCTGCGCGCGCAGAAGACCTGGGGCTGGAAGAGCGTGCGCCAGTTGCTGACCTGGCGCCGCTTCAGCCCCGTGCGCTCGCTGTACATGCCCATCGATCTGCTGGAAGGCGTGCAGGGCGACCGGCTGCGCCAGCGACGCAGCGTGCTGGGGGGGCAGGCCTACGGCACCGCCGTCCTGCTGACGCTGATCTGCCTGCACTTCGAAGCGGCCCTGGTGGTCGGCGGGTTGACCGCCGTGCTGGTCTACCTGCCCACCAGCCTGTTGCCTGACAACGTGCAGGCGGCGTTCCAGCTGCTGTCCGAAGCCCCGCCCGCGTGGATGAAGCTGGCGTGGAATGCGTTGCTCTGGATGGCCACCAGCGTGGTGGAGCCGTTCTTCGTGGGCGCGGGTTTTGGCCTGTACCTCAACCGGCGCACGCAGATCGAAGCGTGGGACGTGGAGATCGTTTTCCGCAAACTGCGTACCCGCCTGGCAGCCGCCACGCCGCTGTTGCTGGCGGTCATGCTGCTGGGGGCAAGCCTGCTGGCGGGCGCATCGGCACCGGTGCGTGCACAGGAACGGGACGACGTGCCGGCGAAATCCGCGCACGCCGTGCGCTCGGCGCAGAAGACCACCGCGCCCCCCACGCTGCCACGCGTGTTCGGCGAGCAGCGCGTGGACGAGGCGGCATTCCGCCGCGCCGCCGACAAGGCCTACCAGGATCCGCTGCTCGACCGCACCCGCACGCAGTCGACGTGGGAGCGGCGGCATCCGGAAGAAAAAGAAGAAGACGAAGCCCGCGACCTGCCGCCCTGGCTCAGGTCCTTCGGCAACGTCTTCGCCTTCCTGGGCGAATGGGGGTTGTGGCTGATCGTCGGCGCCCTCGTGCTGGTCCTGCTGGTCACCACGCCGTACTGGCTGCCCTGGATGCGCGGCCGTCGTAGCGATCGCAAGGCCAGCTCCGACGCCGTGGAAACCGAGGCCCTGGTGCTGCCGGACGTGCTGCCGGATGACGTCGCCACGGTGGCACGCCGCCTGTGGGCGGAGGGCAAGCCGCGCCATGCGCTGGCGCTGCTGTACCGCGCCAGCGTGGAGAGCATGAGTGCGCGCGCCGGCATCGCGCTGGTGCCGGGCGCCACCGAGGCCGAATGCCTGCGCGCATCGCGTCGCCAACCTGACGAGCAGGACCGCAGCGTGTTCGCCCGCATCGTGCGCATGTGGCAGTACGCCGCCTACGCGCAACGACTGCCGGAGGCACAGGCGTTCGAAGCGCTGGTCGGCGACCTGCAGCACCGCTACGGGTGGACGGCATGA
- a CDS encoding stage II sporulation protein M, with amino-acid sequence MRQEQFVARHQAEWLAFESWLQARGGSARRARTERNHGVFNDEEIPSRYRRICQQLALARKRGYSPVVVDRLQQLMQQGHGLLYRTPPPRWRRAARFLLAEFPRLVRSEAGCMWAATLVFVIPLVVMFLLIQQRPELVYSIASPETVAGWERMYDPSDPRHSLGRESGSDWQMFGVYIWNNISIGLRTFAGGLLAGVGSLLVLIANGIGIGAVFGHLQQIGYGDPLWRFVAGHAPFELTAIVLAGGAGLQLGLGLIAPGRHRRIDALVRAGTKGAKLCLGVAVMLLVAAFIEAFWSSTQSIPAGVKYGVSGVLWTVVLAWLLLGGRGVPDAD; translated from the coding sequence ATGAGACAGGAACAGTTCGTCGCTCGCCATCAGGCGGAATGGCTGGCCTTCGAGTCGTGGCTGCAGGCGCGCGGCGGCAGTGCGCGCCGCGCGCGCACCGAGCGCAACCACGGCGTGTTCAACGATGAGGAAATCCCGTCGCGTTACCGACGCATCTGCCAACAGCTGGCGCTGGCGCGCAAGCGGGGCTACAGCCCGGTGGTGGTGGACCGCCTGCAGCAGCTGATGCAGCAGGGCCATGGCTTGCTGTACCGCACGCCGCCACCGCGCTGGCGCCGCGCGGCGCGCTTCCTGCTGGCCGAGTTCCCGCGGCTGGTCCGCAGCGAGGCCGGTTGCATGTGGGCGGCGACGCTGGTGTTCGTCATTCCCCTGGTGGTGATGTTCCTGTTGATCCAGCAGCGGCCGGAACTGGTCTACAGCATTGCGTCTCCGGAAACGGTCGCCGGCTGGGAGCGCATGTACGACCCCTCCGACCCGCGACATTCGCTGGGCCGCGAAAGCGGCAGCGACTGGCAGATGTTCGGCGTCTACATCTGGAACAACATCAGCATCGGCCTGCGCACCTTCGCCGGCGGGCTGCTGGCCGGCGTGGGCTCGTTGCTGGTGCTGATCGCCAACGGCATCGGCATCGGCGCGGTGTTCGGCCACCTGCAGCAGATCGGCTACGGCGATCCGCTGTGGCGTTTCGTCGCCGGCCATGCGCCGTTCGAACTGACCGCCATCGTGCTGGCGGGGGGTGCCGGCCTGCAGCTGGGACTGGGCCTGATCGCGCCGGGGCGGCATCGCCGCATCGATGCCCTGGTACGGGCGGGAACCAAGGGCGCGAAGCTGTGCCTGGGCGTGGCGGTGATGCTGCTGGTCGCTGCCTTCATCGAGGCCTTCTGGTCCTCGACCCAGTCGATCCCGGCCGGGGTCAAGTACGGTGTGTCCGGCGTGCTCTGGACCGTGGTGCTGGCGTGGCTGCTGCTGGGCGGACGCGGGGTGCCGGATGCGGATTGA